Proteins encoded in a region of the Clostridium butyricum genome:
- a CDS encoding purple acid phosphatase family protein yields MIKRAKKLMTILLTLTVVLSASAGVFAADNDGWTEASKTSAADNGEWEKWCDEWEQIKNNPTQVSLTPGKDETELNFSWYSKKSNEKPRFKFGKRADLKDGKEIEVTSEEAVSGYVSNKCIVTGLTENTTYYYSYTVDGKWSEPVSYRARSTKEFDILFVGDPQIGSSSGNIATGSETEQGQDKATRNDSFNWNNTINTALKDNPNISFMISAGDQIQSRDKKNPSKTYDKNEIEYAGYLSADALKSLPVATTIGNHDAPSGNYSYHFNNPNASELGETVAGGDYYYTYGNTLFMVLNTNNYNIAEHKEFIEKAVSENKDARWKVVTLHQDIYGSGEHSNEPEIVSLRYSLVPIFEDNDIDVVLTGHDHAYSRSHILSGGYKEKDESKLLSEDDFEKYFDGEVKSDEKYEEYLKYVEDKKAVETTKGDINNVVDPEGILYMTANSASGSKYYDLVTRKQSYIASRWQEDVPTYSTIHISDTEFSISTYRTDNGEKIDDTFKITKTK; encoded by the coding sequence ATGATAAAACGTGCAAAAAAATTAATGACTATTTTACTTACATTAACGGTTGTTTTAAGTGCAAGTGCAGGGGTATTTGCAGCAGACAATGATGGATGGACAGAGGCTAGTAAGACATCAGCAGCAGACAATGGAGAATGGGAAAAATGGTGTGATGAATGGGAACAAATAAAGAATAATCCTACACAGGTTTCTTTAACACCAGGTAAAGATGAAACTGAACTTAACTTTTCATGGTATTCAAAAAAATCTAATGAAAAACCAAGATTTAAGTTTGGAAAAAGAGCTGATTTAAAAGATGGAAAAGAAATTGAGGTAACTAGTGAAGAAGCTGTGAGTGGATATGTATCTAATAAGTGTATTGTTACAGGATTAACTGAAAATACAACATATTATTATAGTTATACAGTTGATGGAAAATGGAGTGAACCAGTTTCTTATAGAGCAAGAAGTACTAAAGAATTCGATATATTATTTGTAGGGGACCCACAGATTGGTTCTTCAAGTGGAAACATAGCAACAGGATCAGAAACTGAACAAGGACAGGATAAAGCAACTAGAAATGATAGTTTTAACTGGAATAATACTATAAATACAGCATTAAAAGATAATCCTAATATAAGTTTTATGATTTCAGCTGGAGATCAGATACAATCAAGAGATAAGAAAAATCCAAGTAAGACATATGACAAGAATGAAATTGAATATGCAGGATATTTAAGTGCAGATGCTCTTAAGTCGCTTCCGGTGGCAACTACTATAGGAAATCATGATGCACCAAGTGGAAATTATTCGTATCATTTCAATAACCCAAATGCTTCAGAACTTGGGGAAACTGTAGCAGGTGGAGATTATTATTATACATATGGAAATACTCTTTTCATGGTATTAAATACAAATAATTATAATATTGCAGAGCACAAAGAATTTATTGAAAAAGCTGTAAGTGAAAATAAGGATGCAAGATGGAAAGTTGTTACACTGCATCAAGATATTTATGGTTCAGGTGAACATTCAAATGAGCCAGAAATAGTATCTTTAAGGTATTCATTAGTTCCTATATTTGAAGATAATGATATTGATGTTGTATTAACTGGTCATGATCATGCATATTCAAGATCTCACATATTATCTGGTGGATATAAAGAAAAGGATGAATCTAAATTATTATCAGAAGATGATTTTGAAAAATATTTTGATGGTGAAGTTAAAAGTGATGAAAAATATGAAGAATATTTAAAATATGTTGAGGATAAAAAAGCTGTTGAGACAACAAAAGGTGATATTAATAATGTAGTTGATCCAGAAGGAATTCTTTATATGACTGCAAACTCAGCATCAGGAAGTAAGTATTATGATTTAGTTACTAGAAAACAATCATATATTGCATCAAGATGGCAAGAAGATGTTCCAACATATTCTACAATCCATATTAGTGATACAGAATTTTCAATAAGTACTTATAGAACTGATAATGGAGAAAAAATAGACGATACATTTAAAATAACTAAAACAAAGTAG